From the Hymenobacter yonginensis genome, one window contains:
- a CDS encoding DUF4159 domain-containing protein, with protein MPAPFTFVRLQYRSGDWNGVDERMPTNLLHSLIQYTKVPVVQKEKVVALDSAELFRYPFCYLSGHRLVQFSAAEKKNFIQYVRNGGFVFVDDCNHDIDGLFARSFEEQMRQCFGAGALKKIPKTHAIYSQFFQFPDGPPPTSFELNGWGDDLVHDYLKGIEINGRLGVLYSNKDYGCEWDYDFRNKRFLAEDNTKFGVNILLYALTA; from the coding sequence ATGCCCGCTCCCTTCACCTTTGTGCGCCTGCAATACCGCTCCGGCGACTGGAACGGCGTGGACGAGCGGATGCCCACCAACCTGCTCCATTCGCTGATTCAGTACACCAAAGTGCCGGTGGTGCAAAAGGAGAAAGTAGTGGCCCTCGACTCGGCGGAGCTGTTCCGCTACCCGTTCTGCTACCTGTCGGGGCACCGGCTGGTGCAGTTTTCAGCTGCAGAGAAAAAGAACTTCATACAGTACGTGCGCAACGGCGGCTTCGTGTTCGTGGACGACTGCAACCACGACATCGACGGGCTGTTTGCGCGCAGCTTTGAGGAGCAGATGCGGCAGTGCTTCGGGGCCGGGGCGCTGAAGAAAATCCCTAAGACCCACGCCATCTACTCGCAGTTCTTCCAGTTTCCGGATGGCCCGCCGCCTACTTCCTTCGAGCTCAACGGCTGGGGCGACGACCTGGTGCACGACTACCTGAAAGGCATCGAAATCAACGGCCGGCTGGGCGTGCTCTACTCCAACAAAGACTACGGCTGCGAGTGGGACTACGACTTCCGCAACAAGCGCTTCCTGGCCGAAGACAATACCAAGTTCGGGGTGAACATTCTGCTGTATGCCCTCACGGCGTAG
- a CDS encoding porin family protein: MKPHALLLVLPLLAAAGSAHAQVGIKAGVNGAVLNGENIGMDTRYKTSYHVGVFARIPVVGPLSIQPEVLYSLQGSEFRSMLANYDTKLHYLNVPLLAHLKVGPVYVEGGPQFGLLLGAREDGTLRISAADGYGPVDRDAANNYKKTDFSLAAGAGLEVGSFILGARYTAGLNDVNDVADLNGANDPRLKNRVIQVSVGLKFGGD; the protein is encoded by the coding sequence ATGAAACCACACGCTCTGTTGCTTGTATTGCCGCTGCTGGCCGCCGCCGGTAGTGCCCACGCCCAGGTCGGCATCAAGGCCGGCGTCAACGGGGCGGTGCTCAACGGCGAGAACATCGGCATGGACACGCGCTACAAAACCAGCTACCACGTTGGCGTCTTCGCGCGCATTCCGGTGGTGGGGCCGCTGTCCATTCAGCCTGAGGTGCTGTACTCACTGCAGGGCTCAGAGTTCCGCTCCATGCTGGCCAACTACGACACCAAGCTGCACTACCTCAACGTGCCGCTGCTGGCCCACCTCAAGGTAGGGCCGGTGTACGTGGAGGGCGGCCCGCAATTCGGCCTGCTGCTGGGCGCCCGCGAAGACGGCACGCTGCGCATCAGCGCCGCCGACGGCTACGGCCCCGTAGACCGCGACGCCGCCAACAACTACAAAAAGACCGATTTCAGTCTGGCCGCTGGGGCCGGCCTCGAAGTCGGGTCGTTTATTCTGGGGGCCCGCTACACGGCCGGCCTCAACGACGTGAATGACGTGGCCGACCTGAACGGCGCCAACGACCCGCGCCTGAAAAACCGCGTCATCCAGGTGTCGGTGGGCCTGAAGTTTGGCGGAGATTAG
- a CDS encoding porin family protein, with protein MKLPLLSAALLLAATGSSLGQTTGTQFGLQAGVTQSVLDGTINNNAQFKTGYVVGGFVRFRPSARVAFQPELNLTRQGSRNEQQVGYGTILRNSTHLTYLNVPLLLKVYLGDVVNLQAGPQLGLLVSGREKGQVGYISSSSGSGYVEGDEDVKADYKSDVAVCFGLGADLKNGLSVAARLNYGVTDIENNDLRKSFREAYDIGGLHNRTIQLTVGYAFGSK; from the coding sequence ATGAAATTACCTCTATTATCAGCGGCTTTGCTGCTGGCGGCCACCGGCAGCAGCCTGGGCCAGACCACCGGCACGCAGTTTGGCCTGCAGGCCGGCGTCACGCAGTCTGTCCTCGACGGCACCATCAACAACAACGCGCAGTTCAAGACGGGCTACGTGGTGGGCGGTTTCGTGCGGTTCCGGCCCAGTGCCCGGGTGGCGTTTCAGCCCGAGCTGAACCTGACGCGGCAGGGCTCCCGCAACGAGCAGCAGGTAGGCTACGGCACCATCCTGCGCAACAGCACGCACCTGACGTATCTGAACGTGCCGCTGCTGCTGAAGGTGTACCTCGGCGACGTGGTGAACCTGCAGGCTGGCCCGCAGCTGGGCTTGCTGGTTAGCGGCCGCGAGAAAGGCCAGGTAGGCTACATTTCCAGCAGCAGCGGCAGCGGCTACGTGGAAGGCGACGAAGACGTGAAGGCCGATTATAAAAGTGACGTGGCTGTGTGCTTTGGCCTCGGCGCCGACCTCAAAAACGGCCTCTCCGTTGCTGCCCGCCTCAACTACGGCGTCACCGACATCGAAAACAACGACCTCCGCAAGTCTTTCCGCGAAGCATACGATATAGGCGGCCTGCACAACCGCACCATCCAGCTCACGGTCGGCTACGCCTTCGGGTCGAAGTAA
- a CDS encoding TldD/PmbA family protein, which yields MAILSQDEAQAILKKVLSFSTADECAAQLDGRTTGNIRYARNNVSTAGSSSNVSLAVEARFGKRSGVATCNQFDDATLRRCVQRAEEIARLAPEDPEYMPMLGPQQYLTPTTYAASTAGITPDFRAQVAQDSIALCEARKLTAAGYLEDGPTFTAIRNNKGLEGYQQLTNLDFSVTVRTPDGTGSGYAVADYTDVTKFDAKSLTKRAADKASGSVNAKAIEPGKYTVILEPAALVSDEGILNRLIYALDARSADEGRSFLSKKGGGNKLGEKMFDPRVTIYSDPLNATAPGRVFDGDGLPVKRMNWVEKGVVKNLFYSRFWAEKNKKQATAFPSGFVMEGGTQSVEDLIKGTAKGILVTRLWYIRDVDPQTLLVTGLTRDGTFYIENGKIKHPIKNMRFNESPVIMLNNIEAIGKAQRLGGNMVPPLKIRDFTFTSLSDAV from the coding sequence ATGGCAATCCTTTCCCAAGACGAAGCCCAGGCCATCCTGAAGAAGGTGCTGAGCTTTTCCACCGCCGACGAGTGCGCGGCCCAGCTTGATGGGCGCACCACCGGCAACATCCGCTACGCCCGCAACAACGTCAGCACGGCCGGCTCGTCCAGCAACGTGAGTCTGGCCGTGGAGGCGCGCTTCGGCAAGCGCAGCGGCGTGGCCACCTGCAACCAGTTCGACGACGCCACCCTGCGCCGCTGCGTGCAGCGGGCCGAGGAAATTGCGCGCCTCGCCCCCGAGGACCCCGAGTACATGCCTATGCTGGGCCCACAGCAATACCTGACGCCCACCACCTACGCCGCCAGCACGGCCGGCATCACGCCCGACTTCCGCGCCCAGGTGGCCCAGGACAGCATTGCGCTCTGCGAAGCCCGCAAGCTCACGGCCGCCGGCTACCTCGAAGACGGCCCCACGTTCACGGCCATCCGCAACAACAAGGGCCTCGAAGGCTACCAGCAACTCACCAACCTCGACTTCTCCGTGACGGTGCGCACGCCCGACGGCACCGGCTCGGGCTACGCCGTGGCCGACTACACCGACGTAACCAAGTTCGACGCCAAATCCCTCACCAAGCGCGCCGCCGACAAGGCCTCGGGCTCGGTGAATGCCAAGGCCATTGAGCCGGGCAAGTACACCGTGATTCTGGAGCCGGCCGCGCTGGTGTCGGATGAGGGCATCCTGAACCGCCTGATTTACGCGCTGGATGCCCGTAGCGCCGACGAAGGCCGCTCGTTTCTGAGCAAAAAGGGAGGCGGCAATAAGCTCGGCGAAAAGATGTTCGACCCGCGCGTGACCATTTACTCCGACCCGCTGAACGCCACCGCCCCCGGCCGCGTGTTCGACGGCGATGGGCTGCCCGTGAAGCGCATGAACTGGGTGGAAAAAGGCGTGGTGAAAAACCTGTTTTACTCGCGCTTCTGGGCCGAGAAAAACAAGAAGCAGGCCACGGCTTTCCCGAGCGGCTTCGTGATGGAAGGCGGCACCCAAAGCGTGGAAGACCTCATCAAAGGCACCGCCAAGGGCATCCTCGTCACGCGCCTGTGGTACATCCGCGACGTAGACCCGCAGACGCTGCTGGTCACGGGCCTGACGCGCGACGGAACCTTCTACATCGAGAACGGCAAAATCAAGCACCCCATCAAAAACATGCGCTTCAACGAAAGCCCGGTGATTATGCTCAACAACATCGAGGCCATCGGGAAGGCCCAGCGGCTGGGCGGCAACATGGTGCCCCCGCTGAAAATCCGCGACTTCACATTCACCAGCCTCTCCGACGCGGTATAG
- a CDS encoding TldD/PmbA family protein, with product MKRRDFVGLTGLAAGGLLLPSLPGMGGIFVEPEQLLDVIDPALKKRLADAALNAAKAAGASYTDVRIGRYLNQYVFTREKQVQNIVSTESFGAGVRALVNGAWGFASTNTVTEAGLAEAARTAVAIAKANQKVQKQPVQLAPQRGYGEVSWKTPIERNFAEVPVKEKVDLLLAANGAALSNGASYVNSALFQVNEQKYFASTDGSYIDQDIHRIWPTFDVTVVDRTTGKFRSRGAMASPMGLGYEYLTPRAADKMAGPQGTSVIGYKQRYDMLEDAALAAKQAKEKLTCKSVTPGKYDLVLDPSHLGLTIHESVGHPLELDRVLGYEANFAGTSFATLEWKAKNIPYGSKQVNIVADKLQPGSLGAVGYDDEGVKTKEWDLIKEGKLVNYQKIRDQAAIVGQTESDGCCYADSWSSVQFQRMPNVSLRPGTEKLSVDEMISKVDKGIYIAGEGSYSIDQQRYNFQFGGKVFYAIEKGKITGMLEDVAYQANTQEFWNSCAGSCDASDYRFLGTFFDGKGQPSQVSAVSHGSSTTRFNGVNVINTARKI from the coding sequence TTGAAAAGACGTGATTTTGTGGGACTCACCGGCCTGGCGGCCGGCGGTCTGCTGCTCCCCAGCCTGCCGGGCATGGGCGGCATCTTCGTCGAGCCCGAGCAGCTGCTCGACGTCATCGACCCGGCCCTGAAAAAGCGGCTGGCTGATGCGGCTCTCAACGCCGCCAAAGCCGCCGGTGCCAGCTACACCGACGTACGCATCGGGCGCTACCTCAACCAGTACGTGTTTACGCGCGAAAAGCAGGTGCAGAACATTGTGAGCACCGAGAGCTTCGGGGCGGGTGTGCGGGCCTTGGTGAACGGGGCCTGGGGCTTCGCCTCCACCAACACCGTAACCGAGGCCGGTCTGGCCGAAGCCGCCCGCACGGCCGTGGCCATTGCCAAAGCCAACCAGAAGGTGCAGAAGCAGCCCGTGCAGCTGGCCCCGCAGCGCGGCTACGGCGAGGTGAGCTGGAAGACGCCTATTGAGCGCAACTTCGCCGAGGTGCCCGTGAAGGAGAAGGTGGACCTGCTGCTGGCCGCCAATGGCGCGGCCCTCAGCAACGGCGCCAGCTACGTCAACTCGGCCCTGTTTCAGGTGAACGAGCAGAAGTACTTCGCCAGCACCGACGGCTCCTACATCGACCAGGACATCCACCGCATCTGGCCCACGTTCGACGTGACGGTGGTGGACCGCACAACCGGCAAGTTCCGCTCGCGCGGCGCCATGGCCTCGCCGATGGGCCTCGGCTACGAGTACCTCACGCCCCGCGCCGCCGACAAGATGGCCGGCCCCCAGGGCACTAGCGTCATCGGCTACAAGCAGCGCTACGACATGCTGGAAGACGCCGCCTTGGCCGCCAAACAAGCCAAGGAAAAGCTCACCTGCAAATCCGTAACGCCCGGCAAGTACGACCTCGTACTGGACCCTTCGCACCTGGGCCTCACGATTCACGAAAGCGTAGGTCACCCGCTGGAGTTGGACCGCGTGCTGGGCTACGAGGCCAATTTTGCCGGCACCTCCTTCGCCACGCTGGAATGGAAAGCCAAGAACATTCCGTACGGCTCCAAGCAGGTCAACATTGTGGCCGACAAGCTGCAGCCGGGCAGCCTCGGCGCCGTCGGTTACGATGATGAAGGCGTGAAAACCAAGGAGTGGGACCTCATCAAGGAAGGCAAGCTGGTGAACTACCAGAAAATCCGCGACCAGGCGGCCATTGTGGGCCAGACCGAGTCCGACGGCTGCTGCTACGCCGACTCCTGGAGCAGCGTGCAGTTTCAGCGCATGCCCAACGTGAGCCTCCGCCCCGGCACCGAAAAGCTGAGCGTGGACGAGATGATCAGCAAAGTGGACAAGGGCATCTACATTGCCGGCGAGGGTTCCTACTCCATCGACCAGCAGCGCTACAACTTTCAGTTCGGCGGCAAAGTGTTCTATGCCATCGAGAAAGGCAAAATCACGGGCATGCTCGAAGACGTGGCCTACCAGGCCAACACCCAGGAGTTCTGGAACTCCTGCGCCGGCTCCTGCGACGCCTCCGACTACCGTTTCCTGGGCACCTTCTTCGACGGCAAGGGCCAGCCCAGCCAGGTGTCGGCCGTGAGCCACGGCAGCAGCACTACCCGCTTCAACGGCGTCAACGTCATCAACACGGCCCGGAAAATCTAG
- a CDS encoding TldD/PmbA family protein, with protein sequence MKRRDFVGLTGLATGALLLPTIPGFGEGTAVDPLRLLDAADDPAIKKRLSDAALNAAKSAGATYADVRIGRYLNQGVFTREKQVQNIVSSESYGAGIRVIANGTWGFASTNIVTEAGLAKAAQLAVQIAKANSKVQKQPVQLAPQRGFGEVSWKAPIQQNAFAVPIKDKVDLLLNANAKALDNGASFVNSVLFQVNEQKYFASTDGSYIDQDVHRIWPTFGVTAIDRASGKFRSRQSLSAPMGLGYEYLTPKAEDKIAGPEGSDVFGYRNSYDILEDVVRATKQVKQKLTAKSVTPGKYDLVLDPHHLGLTIHESVGHPLELDRVLGYEANYAGTSFATLEWKAKGTPYGSKQVNIVADKLQPGSLGAVGYDDEGVKTKEWDLIKEGTLVDYEKIRDQAAIVGQTESDGCCYSQSWRDVQFQRMPNVSLRPSPTKMSVDEMVSKVDKGIYIAGNGSFSIDQQRYNSQFGGQVFYAIEKGKITGMLEDVAYQTNTLEFWNSCAGSCDASDYRLAGFFNDGKGQPSQSSAVSHGSSTTRFNGVNVINTARKI encoded by the coding sequence ATGAAAAGACGTGATTTTGTAGGCCTTACGGGCCTGGCTACCGGCGCTTTGCTGCTGCCTACTATTCCAGGTTTCGGCGAAGGCACGGCCGTGGACCCGCTGCGTCTGCTGGACGCAGCCGACGACCCTGCTATTAAGAAGCGGCTGTCTGATGCGGCGCTGAATGCGGCCAAGTCGGCTGGCGCTACTTACGCCGACGTGCGCATCGGGCGCTACCTCAACCAAGGCGTGTTCACCCGCGAGAAGCAGGTGCAGAACATCGTCAGCTCCGAGAGCTATGGGGCGGGCATCCGGGTAATTGCCAACGGCACCTGGGGCTTTGCCTCCACCAACATCGTGACGGAAGCCGGCTTGGCCAAGGCCGCGCAGCTGGCCGTGCAGATTGCCAAAGCAAACTCCAAGGTGCAGAAGCAGCCGGTGCAGCTGGCCCCGCAGCGCGGGTTTGGCGAGGTGAGCTGGAAGGCCCCGATTCAGCAGAACGCCTTTGCCGTGCCCATCAAAGACAAGGTGGATCTGTTGCTGAACGCCAACGCCAAGGCGCTCGACAACGGCGCTTCGTTCGTGAATTCGGTGCTGTTTCAGGTGAACGAGCAGAAGTACTTCGCCAGCACCGACGGCTCCTACATCGACCAGGACGTGCACCGCATCTGGCCCACGTTCGGCGTGACGGCCATCGACCGGGCGTCGGGCAAGTTCCGCTCGCGGCAGTCGCTGAGCGCGCCGATGGGGCTGGGCTACGAGTACCTCACGCCCAAAGCGGAGGACAAGATTGCCGGCCCCGAAGGGTCCGACGTGTTCGGCTACCGCAACTCCTACGACATCCTGGAAGACGTGGTACGCGCCACCAAGCAGGTGAAGCAGAAGCTGACCGCCAAGAGCGTGACGCCCGGCAAGTACGACCTCGTGCTCGACCCGCACCACCTGGGCCTCACGATCCACGAATCGGTGGGCCACCCGCTGGAGCTGGACCGCGTGCTGGGCTACGAGGCTAATTACGCCGGTACCAGCTTCGCCACGCTGGAATGGAAAGCCAAAGGCACGCCCTACGGCTCCAAGCAGGTCAACATCGTGGCCGATAAGCTGCAGCCCGGCTCGCTGGGCGCCGTGGGCTATGACGACGAAGGTGTGAAAACCAAGGAGTGGGACCTGATCAAGGAAGGTACGCTCGTGGACTATGAAAAAATCCGCGACCAGGCGGCCATCGTGGGCCAGACTGAGTCGGATGGCTGCTGCTACTCGCAGTCGTGGCGCGACGTGCAGTTCCAGCGCATGCCCAACGTCAGCCTGCGCCCCAGCCCCACCAAGATGAGCGTGGACGAGATGGTAAGCAAGGTGGACAAGGGCATCTACATTGCCGGCAACGGCTCGTTCAGCATCGACCAGCAGCGCTACAACTCCCAGTTCGGCGGGCAGGTGTTTTATGCCATCGAGAAAGGAAAAATCACGGGCATGCTCGAAGACGTGGCTTACCAGACCAACACGCTGGAGTTCTGGAACTCCTGCGCCGGCTCCTGCGACGCCTCCGATTATCGGCTGGCAGGCTTCTTCAACGACGGCAAAGGCCAGCCCTCGCAAAGCTCGGCCGTGAGCCACGGCTCCAGCACCACCCGCTTCAACGGCGTCAACGTCATCAACACTGCAAGGAAGATTTAA
- a CDS encoding GIY-YIG nuclease family protein, with translation MRYHHYFVYIVTNPKRTVLYIGVTNDLARRLEQHLENEGRKHTFAGRYFCNLLMHWEAFGDIKQAIAREKEIKGWRREKKDALIAAHSPEWRDLHPDIIG, from the coding sequence ATGCGCTACCACCACTATTTCGTTTACATCGTGACCAATCCCAAGCGTACCGTCCTTTATATCGGCGTCACCAACGACCTGGCCAGAAGACTGGAGCAGCATCTTGAAAACGAAGGCCGGAAACATACATTCGCCGGTCGCTACTTCTGCAATCTGCTGATGCATTGGGAAGCCTTCGGCGACATCAAACAGGCAATTGCGCGGGAAAAGGAAATCAAGGGATGGCGGCGCGAAAAAAAGGATGCGCTGATAGCTGCACATAGCCCGGAATGGCGGGATTTGCACCCCGATATCATCGGGTAA
- a CDS encoding TldD/PmbA family protein, which translates to MAILSKDEAQAILKKVLSFATADECEATLTGETGGNVRSARNSISTSGAVDNVSLGVEARFGKRSGVATCNEFDDATLRRCVQRAEEIARLAPESPEYMPFLGAQQYVAAPKSYAASTAGITPDYRAQQVGASMKICDEKKLSSAAFLNDGASFIAKRNSKGLEAYQQLTNLEFSITVRTPDGTGSGYATADYNDSGKFDAAALTRVAADKAAMSRNAKALEPGKYTVILEPAALVANTDASLLQALMSAMDARSADEGRSFLSKKGGGNKKGEKLFDERVTIYSDPTNPEIASLSFSGDGRPQKKTTWIEKGVVKNLYSSRFWAQKAGIPDLPRPDGWVMEGGTQSVQDMIKGTAKGILVTRLWYIRPVDPQTLLYTGLTRDGTFYIENGRIKHPVKNFRFNESPIIMLNNLEAIGKPVRVGGNLVPPLKIRDFTFTSLSDAV; encoded by the coding sequence ATGGCAATTCTTTCCAAAGACGAGGCGCAGGCTATCCTGAAAAAGGTGCTGAGCTTTGCTACCGCCGACGAGTGTGAAGCCACGCTCACCGGCGAAACCGGCGGCAACGTCCGCTCGGCCCGCAACTCCATCAGCACCAGCGGCGCCGTGGATAACGTGAGCCTGGGCGTGGAAGCACGCTTCGGCAAGCGCAGCGGCGTAGCTACCTGCAACGAGTTCGACGACGCCACCTTGCGCCGCTGCGTGCAGCGGGCCGAGGAAATTGCACGCCTCGCCCCCGAAAGCCCCGAGTACATGCCCTTCCTGGGTGCCCAGCAGTACGTGGCCGCACCTAAGTCGTACGCGGCCAGCACGGCCGGCATCACGCCCGACTACCGCGCCCAGCAGGTGGGAGCCAGCATGAAAATCTGCGACGAGAAGAAGCTTTCGTCGGCGGCCTTCCTCAACGACGGCGCCTCCTTCATCGCCAAGCGCAACAGCAAGGGCCTGGAGGCCTACCAGCAGCTCACCAACCTGGAGTTCAGCATCACGGTGCGCACGCCCGACGGTACCGGCTCGGGCTACGCCACCGCCGACTACAACGACTCCGGCAAGTTCGATGCCGCCGCCCTCACCCGCGTAGCCGCCGATAAGGCCGCCATGTCGCGCAACGCTAAGGCCCTGGAGCCCGGCAAATACACGGTTATTCTGGAGCCGGCCGCCCTGGTGGCCAACACCGATGCCTCGCTGCTGCAGGCCCTGATGAGCGCCATGGACGCCCGCAGCGCCGACGAAGGCCGCTCGTTCCTGAGCAAAAAAGGCGGCGGCAACAAGAAGGGCGAAAAGCTCTTCGACGAGCGGGTAACCATTTACTCCGACCCTACCAACCCCGAAATTGCCAGCCTCAGCTTCTCCGGCGACGGCCGCCCGCAGAAGAAAACCACTTGGATTGAGAAGGGTGTGGTGAAGAACCTGTACTCGTCGCGGTTCTGGGCTCAGAAAGCTGGCATTCCCGACCTGCCTCGCCCCGATGGCTGGGTAATGGAAGGCGGCACCCAGAGCGTGCAGGACATGATCAAGGGCACGGCCAAGGGCATCCTCGTGACGCGCCTGTGGTATATCCGCCCCGTCGACCCACAGACGCTGCTCTACACCGGCCTCACCCGCGACGGAACCTTCTACATCGAAAACGGCCGCATCAAGCACCCGGTGAAGAACTTCCGCTTCAACGAGTCGCCGATTATCATGCTCAACAACCTGGAAGCCATCGGCAAGCCGGTGCGCGTGGGCGGCAACCTCGTGCCCCCGCTCAAGATCCGCGACTTCACGTTCACCAGCCTGTCGGACGCGGTGTAG
- a CDS encoding TldD/PmbA family protein produces the protein MKRREFVGLTGLATGALFLPAIPGLSATPVDPLRLLETVDPAIKKRLADAALNAAKAAGATYADVRIGRYLNQSIFTREKQVQNIASGESYGAGIRVIANGTWGFASTNTVTEAGMAKAAQLAVQIAKANAKVQKDQVKLAPQNGYGEVSWKTPIEKNSFEVPVKEKVELLLAANAKALDNGASFVNSSLFQINEQKYFASTDGSYIDQDIHRIWPTFSATAIDRSTGKFRTREALSAPMGLGYEYLTPKAADRINGPAGTGLVGYRNSYDILEDAALAAKQAKEKLTAKSVTPGKYDLVLDPNHLGLTIHESIGHATELDRVLGYEANYAGTSFATLEWKAKNAPYGSKLVNIVADKTQPGSLGAVGYDDEGVKTGQWDIIKEGKLVDYQKTRDQAHIVGQDHSDGCCYAQSWQDVQFQRMANISLKPGTSQMSVDDMVKGVDKGIYIAGRGSFSIDQQRYNFQFGGTVFYAIEKGKIAGMLEDVAYQANTQEFWNSCNAICDQSDYRLFGSFFDGKGQPSQVSAVSHGSSTTRFNGVNVINTARKV, from the coding sequence TTGAAAAGACGCGAATTTGTGGGCCTCACCGGCCTGGCAACCGGCGCCCTGTTTCTGCCCGCCATTCCGGGCCTGAGCGCGACACCTGTTGATCCGCTCAGGCTACTGGAAACCGTAGACCCGGCCATCAAGAAGCGGCTGGCCGATGCGGCCCTGAACGCGGCCAAAGCCGCCGGCGCCACTTACGCCGACGTGCGCATCGGGCGCTACCTCAATCAGAGCATCTTCACCCGCGAAAAGCAGGTGCAGAACATTGCCAGCGGGGAAAGCTACGGGGCCGGTATCCGGGTAATTGCCAACGGCACCTGGGGTTTTGCTTCCACCAACACCGTGACCGAGGCCGGCATGGCCAAGGCCGCGCAGCTGGCCGTGCAGATTGCCAAGGCCAACGCCAAAGTGCAGAAAGACCAGGTGAAGCTGGCGCCGCAGAATGGCTACGGCGAGGTAAGCTGGAAAACACCCATAGAGAAGAACTCTTTCGAGGTGCCCGTGAAAGAGAAAGTGGAGTTGCTGCTGGCTGCCAACGCCAAGGCCCTCGACAACGGCGCGTCGTTCGTGAATTCGTCGCTGTTCCAGATCAACGAGCAGAAGTATTTCGCCAGCACCGACGGCTCTTACATCGACCAGGACATTCACCGCATTTGGCCCACGTTCAGCGCCACGGCAATTGACCGCAGCACCGGCAAGTTCCGCACCCGCGAGGCCCTGAGCGCGCCGATGGGTTTGGGCTACGAGTACCTCACGCCCAAAGCCGCCGACCGCATCAACGGGCCGGCCGGTACCGGTCTGGTGGGCTACCGCAACTCCTACGACATCCTGGAAGATGCCGCCCTGGCGGCCAAGCAGGCTAAAGAAAAGCTGACGGCCAAGAGTGTGACGCCGGGCAAGTACGACCTCGTGCTCGACCCTAATCACTTGGGCCTGACCATCCACGAAAGCATCGGGCACGCCACCGAGCTGGACCGCGTGCTGGGCTACGAGGCCAACTACGCCGGCACCAGCTTCGCCACGCTGGAGTGGAAAGCTAAGAACGCGCCCTACGGCTCCAAGCTAGTGAACATTGTGGCCGACAAAACCCAACCGGGCAGCCTCGGCGCCGTCGGCTACGACGATGAGGGCGTGAAAACCGGCCAGTGGGACATCATCAAGGAAGGCAAGCTGGTGGACTACCAGAAAACCCGCGACCAGGCGCACATCGTGGGCCAGGACCACTCCGACGGCTGCTGCTACGCGCAGTCGTGGCAGGATGTGCAGTTCCAGCGCATGGCCAACATCAGCCTCAAGCCCGGCACCTCGCAGATGAGCGTGGACGATATGGTAAAAGGCGTGGACAAGGGCATCTACATTGCCGGCCGCGGCTCGTTCAGCATCGACCAGCAACGCTACAACTTCCAGTTCGGCGGCACGGTGTTTTATGCCATCGAGAAAGGCAAGATTGCGGGCATGCTCGAAGACGTGGCCTACCAGGCCAATACCCAGGAGTTCTGGAACAGCTGCAACGCTATCTGCGACCAGTCGGACTACCGCTTGTTCGGCTCGTTCTTCGACGGCAAAGGCCAGCCCTCGCAGGTATCGGCCGTGAGCCACGGCTCCAGCACCACCCGCTTCAACGGCGTCAACGTCATCAACACGGCCCGGAAAGTATAG